A genomic window from Pecten maximus chromosome 2, xPecMax1.1, whole genome shotgun sequence includes:
- the LOC117316326 gene encoding 26S proteasome non-ATPase regulatory subunit 9-like, with the protein MLTLFKMAASMENINHLMKRKAELEAEIKALNDVLDSQQGVGLKEPLVDQEGFPRADIDVYSVRHARHQIICLQNDHKSLMAEIEEELYKIHAEARKQKGESMDTNEDDGSVQAQSLTERLSPFAEVDRVDEGSPASEAGLKVGDAILEFGSITAIKFQSLQNIASVVQHSKDNALKVIVRRNNTDKSLNLTPKTWSGRGLLGCNIVPVKR; encoded by the exons ATGTTAACATTATTCAAGATGGCAGCCTCCATGGAAAACATTAATCATCTGATGAAAAGAAAAGCTGAACTTGAAGCTGAAATCAAGGCTTTGAATGACGTCCTTGATTCG CAACAAGGTGTTGGTTTGAAGGAGCCCCTGGTAGATCAGGAAGGTTTCCCACGGGCAGACATTGATGTCTATTCTGTCAGGCATGCCAGGCATCAGATCATCT GTCTACAAAATGATCATAAATCTTTAATGGCTGAGATTGAAGAAGAGCTATATAAAATACATGCTGAAGCTCGTAAACAGAAAGGTGAATCCATGGACACCAATGAAGATGATGGATCTGTACAGGCCCAATCCCTGACAGAAAGGTTGTCTCCCTTTGCTGAGGTAGACAGAGTTGATGAGGGTTCCCCAGCATCTGAGGCG GGATTGAAAGTTGGAGATGCCATCCTGGAATTTGGTTCCATCACTGCCATTAAGTTTCAGTCACTGCAGAACATTGCATCAGTGGTCCAGCACAGCAAGGAT AACGCATTGAAAGTAATCGTAAGAAGAAACAACACAGACAAATCTTTAAATTTGACACCGAAAACTTGGAGTGGCCGCGGATTATTAGG GTGCAACATTGTGCCCGTGAAAAGATGA